The nucleotide sequence CTTCTCCTGTAAGAAGACCTTCGATTTTGCGGCCCATATTGAGCTCCTTAGTTTTATTGTTTCTTTAAGAACTTTACTAGATCTTCAATGGAGATCAACTTTAAGTCATGTTTTTGCGCAAAGACTTTTAGTTCTGGAAGACGTGCCATGGTGCCGTCTTCGTTTAAAATTTCACAAATGACCCCAACGGGTTCAGCACTGGCAAGCTTTGCCAAGTCTACCGCCGCTTCCGTATGACCTTCACGCTCTAGTACTCCACCGGGTTTTGCAATCAAGGGGAACATATGACCAGGACGCATAAAATCGTCTGCCGAAAACTTGGAATTTGCCAAGCCTTTGAGTGTTTTCGATCTATCACCAGCTGAAATGCCTGTAGTGGTATCATTTTTTGCATCAACAGAAACGGTAAATGCTGTACCATAAGGACAATCATTATAGTCTGCCATTAGCGATAAATGTAATTCATCCGCTCGACTCTGGGTCATGGGAGCACAAATGAGGCCACGACCATACATGGCCATAAAATTAACTGCCTGAGGATTTGCGAATTCAGCAACCATCAGTAGGTCACCTTCATTTTCTCGATTTTCATCGTCGACAACCACAATCATTTTACCTTGCTTAAGGTCTTCGATAGCACTTTGTATTGAGTCCAACACGTCGATTTTCCGTTTCTAGTTTCATATTAAATAGTTGCCAACATAATAGGCTAATATGTCGCTTTGTCCATACAAAATCAAGCCATATACATAATGTATAAACTTCTTGTGATAATCTGAAAGAGGAGTGTAAGCAATGTCATATTTTCTCTTGGAGAAAAATGGCATCCCTAACGGGATTCGAACCCGTGTCGCCGGGATGAAAACCCGGTGTCCTAGGCCTCTGGACGATAGGGACGCATAAAGCATCAATCTTGAAAAAAAATGGCATCCCCAACGGGATTCGAACCCGTGTCGCCGGGATGAAAACCCGGTGTCCTAGGCCTCTGGACGATGGGGACGCCTCAAGACGACGGAAGTATACATGAGGACTTTATTTAGTCAAATACCATTTATGAAAAAACTTTGAAATTTTATTTAGCGCTTTTTCCTAGGAGGATCTCGTACTCTTCTTCAAGGCGTTTCACCATACGATTTGTACTGAATAATTTCTTAACTAAATCACGTCCTGCCTGCCCCATGCTTTGACGTTTTTGAGGCGATTCACAGAGCTCTACTAATGCAGCTTCAACATCTGCTAAATTTTCCGCCTCACAGAGATAGCCAGTTACATTGTGCTTCACCACTTCAGGTGCTCCATCCAGATTAAAGACAATTGCGGGTTTCGCAGCTGCTAAGCCTTGGACCACTGCTCGTGGCAAGCCTTCTCGCAAAGATAAATGACAAAGTATATCCGCGGCAATAACATAACGTGGCACTTCTGTAGGAAGAACTAAGCCCGTAAAACGAAAACGATCAGTCAAACCACGCTGCTCTAAATCCGCTTCAATTTCTGAGCGTAATAAGCCGTCGCCAACCAAAATAAAATGAAGTTGGGGATGTTTTTTACAGACTGCCTCAGCGGCATCAAGCAGAAAGTCGTGCCCTTTTAGCTCAAAAAGGCGAGCAACTTTCACCACTACTATGGCATCATCAGCTAAATTTAATTCTTCTCGAACGGCTTTGCGTACTCCGCAAACATCTGGCTCGTCTGTGTATGGCTCCAAATTCATTCCACTATGAACCGTTTTAAACTTCTCACGTGGCGCCACAGCTGCTTCCACATATTGATCTGTCATCGCATCGGCCACGCATAAAAGTTGATGGCAACGCTTCGCTGCAAACTTTTCACTTTCAATATAAATTTTATTTTTCCACGCTTTTTCATAACGATGAAAAGGAGGACCATGCACTGTATGGATGACCGCAGATACTTTTTCTTTCCACGCAGCTGCACGACCAATAATCCCCGCCTTTGAGGCATGAGTATGGACGACGTCAAATTTCTCGTCTTTAATAATCTGACGAAGCGCATAGTAACAGCGCAGGTCTTTTAGTGGATTAATACTGCGGATCAAATCTGGAACTTCGATTATTTTCAATCCCTCAGTGTCATGCTTCTTAAGTAATTCCCCTTCAGGACCAGAAGTCGGACCGGTTATGAGGAAAACTTCGTGACCATCTCTCACCTGTCCCATGCAGGATAGCAAAGTGTTTTCCTGAGCGCCCCCAATAATCATTCGGGTAATAATATGAGCTATTTTCAATTTTATCTCCAAGCTAAATACAGCTGGGTATTGTAAAACTTTTCTTCTCCTGTCACAATAGCTAAATTTGAGGTGTACTCTCTTTAGAGCTATAAATCATAAAAAAAAGTTGATTTTTACCTTCTTCACCATATCATAAGGACTCATTAGCCATCATATAGACCGCTCATCTTAATAAAAAATAAACACATATAAGTGTTAGGAATCGCCATTTCTTTCGTAATATATAAGTAGAATCAGTCATTAACATAAAACACCGCCAATCGTAGGACTTTTACTTGCTCAGCAAATACTCACTAATATTATTCATCTTTAGCTTTTCTGTTTTTGCAGAAAAAGCTGCTTTG is from Lentisphaera profundi and encodes:
- a CDS encoding glycosyltransferase family 4 protein yields the protein MKIAHIITRMIIGGAQENTLLSCMGQVRDGHEVFLITGPTSGPEGELLKKHDTEGLKIIEVPDLIRSINPLKDLRCYYALRQIIKDEKFDVVHTHASKAGIIGRAAAWKEKVSAVIHTVHGPPFHRYEKAWKNKIYIESEKFAAKRCHQLLCVADAMTDQYVEAAVAPREKFKTVHSGMNLEPYTDEPDVCGVRKAVREELNLADDAIVVVKVARLFELKGHDFLLDAAEAVCKKHPQLHFILVGDGLLRSEIEADLEQRGLTDRFRFTGLVLPTEVPRYVIAADILCHLSLREGLPRAVVQGLAAAKPAIVFNLDGAPEVVKHNVTGYLCEAENLADVEAALVELCESPQKRQSMGQAGRDLVKKLFSTNRMVKRLEEEYEILLGKSAK